TGCTTGTGGGTCTGGGAGTTTGTTATTACAAGCTAATAAAGTTTTAGGTAATAATAAAGTGATTGATGGTTTTTATGGTCAAGAGATCAATTATAAAACTCAAAACCTTTGCAAAATGAATATGTTTATTCATAATATTGCTTATACTAATTTCTTTATTGCGTGCGATGATACATTAATTAATCCTTATGATTGAAATAAGAAGTTCGAAATCATTGTTTGTAATTTGACATATCCAACTAAATGGATTGGGAACAGCAATCCACTTTTAATTAATGATCATCGCTTTAGTGTTGCTGGAACATTGGCTCCCAAAAACCGTGCTGATATGGCGTTTATCATGCACATATTATCATCATTAGATGATAATGGTGTGGCAGTTGTTGCTTGTTCATCAAGCATCTTATATCCTAAAAAAGAAATCGCCCAACAAAAAATCAGACAATACTTAATTGATCATAACTATGTTGATGCTATTATTCAACTACCTGACAACTTATTTAGTGCTGAAACTAAAACAAATATTCTTATCTTAAAAAAGAACAAACAAGACAACAAGATCATCTTCATTGATGCTAATGATCAATTTGATAAATCAACCAAAAGAATAAAACTATCTGATGAAAATATCAACAACATTCTTAATTGGTATATCAACAAAAAACCAATTAAGAATGTTTGCCAGATCATTGATTCATCAATGATCAAACACTCACAATATGATCTATCAATCTCAAAATACATTAAACAAACATTCATTAACATGAAGATTGATCATAAACAACTTAATGCTGATATTAATCAGATCATATCTAAAAGAAAAGAACTAAAAAATAATATTGATAAGTTCATTAAGGAGTTTGATGATGAACAATAAGCAAAAACAATCTTATCAATTAACTAATGAAATAACTAATAAGTATTTATTAGGTGAAATATGTGACATTTTTCAAGGAAAGATGCTAGCCAAACAAAAAGATAGTAATGGTAAATATAAATTCTTTATTGATTCTAAAAAAGAACATTACATCAACTCTTATATGTATGATGGTGAGTATTTAATCATTAATACCAACCAGTATGCTGGGGATATTAAGTATTATGATGGTAAGTTTAATATCAGCGCTGATCTAAGAGCACTAAAAGTTAATCATGATCAGGTTTTAACTAAATACTTATTTTATTTTTTGAAACTGCATTTCAAAAAATATGTATTAAGTATTATTAAAAAAAGAAAATCACCTTATCTTACTAATAATGAAATTAAATCATTTAGCGTTGTTGTGCCAAGTTTAACTAAGCAAAAAAAGATTGTTGGTATTTTAGATGATTTTAGTGATTATCTTGATGGTTTAAAAAAAGAAATGCAACTAAGAAAACAACAGCTAGAATATTATTTAGATCAAATGTTAAATGTTGATTTAGATCTAGAATAAGATTGATAAATATTAATCTTATTGTTAGTTAAATAAATAAGATTTAGCTTGAAGCTAAACTAAATAATTTTATAAAGAAGTTGTTGATAAAAATGATGGATATCTTATTGATAAAAATATATTTGTTTTTAGTTTATATATTTAAAAAAACTACGATTAAATGACATATTATTTATGAAACAACTAGTACTTAAAAAGTTATACGTATGATACTTATTAAATGAGAATTTAAGTCAAGAAGAATTAAGACAAAAACTAAATAAAGCCAAACACCAATTTGTTAGAATGTTTAAGAATGAATCATTAACATTTAAAGAGATAACTAATCAACGAATTTATTATCAATTTAATACAAATACATTTGATCAATTCTTAGTTGAATTTAAACCAATTGTTATCTACAAAGATTATGATAAGTTGATGTTAATTATTGAGCAAATAATTAACAATGCCCAAAGTATAATTAAAAACCATAAAGTTGATAACCAATTATTAGATGTTGGTAAGAATAAAATAATTGAGCGCATTAAAAGATCGCTCAATTATTTTGATATGCAATCAGCTATTCTAACGCCAGAGTTTGATAATCCACCAGGAACGTTGAATATGATTGATTTAGTAAATGAAATTTTTGTTTCTTTACTAAATGAACATATTTTAAAGAATGGTAATAAAAGAATGGCGATAACATTCTTATCAGAATTCTTATATTTTTCAGGGATCTATTTACAATACAAAAAAACTGATGATCAAACTGTTTTTGCCTTTACTAAAACCCTTAATAAATTTATTGAAGAATATCAACAAACAAGAGATCGTGAAAGTATGTTAAGAAAGTTTAAAGCATTTATTTTAGCTAATAGTTTTATTCCTTTGCAACTAGAAGCTGATGATTTAAATGAAAAAGATGTTAAAAAAACTAATGATTAGCTTTGCTAAAAACAAGACATTTAAACTTATGTTGATTTATTCAGATTACGAAAATTTATAAATTAATTTTTTAAATTAATTCAATTGAAAAAACATTATTGAAATGGTAGAATTTTCTATAATCTCAAATTATTTAAGAGATATCTATCAAAAAAAGATAATCAGAAAGGGTTAAAAATATGGACAGAAATGACAGAAAAATTAAATATTGTAAGGAAGAATTTTTAAGTAAAGAATATATCGAAAGAATATTCAGAGCTCTTAAAAATGAACCAGAATATCAAAACTATTTAAAGTTAATGGAAGAATTAAAAGACTATTAATTTAAACCAGAACATCTGAAATAGAATTATTCATTTCAGATGTTTTGTTATAAATAAAACGTGTTGATAAAAAGCTGTTTTCTTTAAAAAATAAGAAAGATCAATTTTTAAAAATAAAAGGATTAAAACTATGGACCGCAACGATAGAAAACTTAAATACCAAAAAGATGAATTTTTAAGCAAAGAATTTATCGAAAGAATATTCAGAGCTCTTAAAAATGAACCAGAATATCAAAACTATTTAAAGTTAATGGAAGAATTAAAAGACTATTAATTTGCTAGAAGAATTTTACTTTTAAAATACAAAATATTAAGCACTGTTTAAAAGATGTGCTTAATATTTTTTTTATGTAAGTTTAATAAATGATTAGCATCAGCCAAAATCAAGTTCTATTAGTTTATTTATTCTTTTTTATAAAATAGTAATTAGTATTATAGCTATATCTATAATAATAATTAAGAACGCTATTTAATAGCGTTTTGTTAATGATAAGAAGGAAGATTTAATGACAAAAGAAGCAAATAAAGCGTTACTATCAGCTAATAAAGAGCGTGATAGTATCCATAAAACAATATGAAATATTGCAGATGAACTAAGAGGAGCTGTTGATGGTAGTGAGTTTAAAAACTACGTCTTAGCTTTCATGTTCTATCGTTTTATTTCTGAACATATTGAGAATTATATTGATAAAAATGAACATGAAATAGGTGATGTTGATTTTTCTTACGCTTTATTAAAAGATAGTGGTATTGATAGCGAATTTAAAAAATCAATCAGCGAAGAATTAGGGTTCTTCATTTTACCTTCACAATTATTCTCAAACGTTAAGAAGTCGTTATTTAACGAAGCTGCGGGGGGGGGGGGTTATAATTTAGATAACTTAAATGAAAAGTTAACTAAAGTTTTCCGCAGTATTCAAAAATCTTCTTCTT
The Mycoplasma sp. E35C DNA segment above includes these coding regions:
- a CDS encoding type I restriction-modification system subunit M; translated protein: MATKNNKISTNNDIDTIHKQIWNAVEKLRGSIDEIDFKNYILGFLFYRFISEYFQKYIDDNEREAGNRQFNYAKLKDENITDKIRKTIIEEIGFFIYPSQLFINVYQALNNKNKNSAYNLDNLNQKLDDNFRSINKSTSLALSDENNFTEIISQIELNAKELGNNTLQRNKRIKEIIDQIATINFNYTINNINGFADAYEFLIHKYGSFNNKNSAKYFTPVEVSELLVKLATINKDKIKTIYDPACGSGSLLLQANKVLGNNKVIDGFYGQEINYKTQNLCKMNMFIHNIAYTNFFIACDDTLINPYDWNKKFEIIVCNLTYPTKWIGNSNPLLINDHRFSVAGTLAPKNRADMAFIMHILSSLDDNGVAVVACSSSILYPKKEIAQQKIRQYLIDHNYVDAIIQLPDNLFSAETKTNILILKKNKQDNKIIFIDANDQFDKSTKRIKLSDENINNILNWYINKKPIKNVCQIIDSSMIKHSQYDLSISKYIKQTFINMKIDHKQLNADINQIISKRKELKNNIDKFIKEFDDEQ
- a CDS encoding restriction endonuclease subunit S is translated as MNNKQKQSYQLTNEITNKYLLGEICDIFQGKMLAKQKDSNGKYKFFIDSKKEHYINSYMYDGEYLIINTNQYAGDIKYYDGKFNISADLRALKVNHDQVLTKYLFYFLKLHFKKYVLSIIKKRKSPYLTNNEIKSFSVVVPSLTKQKKIVGILDDFSDYLDGLKKEMQLRKQQLEYYLDQMLNVDLDLE